In a genomic window of Wyeomyia smithii strain HCP4-BCI-WySm-NY-G18 chromosome 1, ASM2978416v1, whole genome shotgun sequence:
- the LOC129718033 gene encoding carnosine N-methyltransferase: MSVDAANENDQDTDSAVIEEERKIFHNIIAAFKHYRANALNHVTRKEAYINSLPENHQDMLVKYREVLQKVRYCIDINNKVIKHIIQDADSLFYNDSSDVYQIKPITADKVRNQDVQKVQVTLKQIVRDWSTEGQAERDQCYKPIVDEIISFFSPQKCNVADIKILVPGAGLGRLIYEIAYCGYYCEGNEFSLFMLIASNFVLNRCVIENQCTFYPWVHQYVNNLYRNNQIESVMFPDVSPTKFPPKGTMNMIAGDFLQVYRDEDYWDCVATCFFIDCANNIIEFIEVIYNILKPGGIWINLGPLLYHFSDAPHENSIEPTYEDLIVIVRACGFKILKNRTDVITKYAQNPSSMHQSEYKSIYLVCQKPDGVMG; the protein is encoded by the coding sequence atgagtGTGGATGCAGCCAACGAGAATGATCAAGATACTGATTCTGCAGTTATTGAGGAAGAaaggaaaattttccataacatTATTGCAGCCTTCAAGCATTACCGAGCTAATGCGTTAAACCATGTAACAAGAAAGGAAGCATATATCAACTCTCTTCCCGAGAACCATCAGGATATGCTAGTGAAATATCGTGAGGTGTTACAAAAAGTCCGCTATTGCATTGATATTAATAACAAAGTTATCAAGCACATAATTCAAGATGCGGATTCACTTTTCTATAATGATTCCAGTGATGTGTATCAGATAAAACCAATAACAGCGGATAAAGTTCGAAATCAGGATGTACAAAAGGTCCAGGTTACTCTCAAACAGATCGTTCGTGATTGGAGTACAGAAGGACAAGCAGAACGTGATCAATGTTATAAACCAATAGTCGATGAAATTATTAGTTTCTTCAGTCCTCAGAAATGCAACGTAGCAGATATAAAAATTTTGGTTCCTGGAGCCGGTCTCGGGAGACTTATTTATGAGATAGCATATTGTGGATATTATTGCGAGGGAAACGAATTCTCTCTGTTTATGCTTATTGCATCTAACTTTGTTTTGAACCGTTGCGTCATCGAGAATCAATGTACGTTCTATCCGTGGGTGCACCAGTACGTGAATAATCTCTACAGAAACAATCAAATTGAATCGGTCATGTTCCCAGATGTGAGTCCGACCAAATTTCCACCCAAAGGAACTATGAATATGATTGCTGGTGATTTTCTGCAAGTATACCGGGATGAAGATTACTGGGATTGCGTGGCGACCTGCTTCTTCATAGATTGTGCAAACAACATAATCGAGTTCATAGAGGTTATCTACAACATCCTTAAGCCGGGTGGTATCTGGATCAATCTGGGCCCGCTGCTGTACCACTTCAGTGACGCGCCGCACGAAAATAGCATTGAACCGACCTACGAAGATTTGATAGTTATCGTGCGTGCCTGTGGGTTCAAGATCTTGAAAAATCGAACCGACGTTATAACCAAGTACGCTCAGAATCCTTCTTCAATGCACCAAAGCGAGTACAAAAGTATCTATCTTGTTTGTCAGAAGCCAGATGGTGTCATGGGATAG
- the LOC129718020 gene encoding uncharacterized protein LOC129718020 — MDENTIVIERATSLIKSCKVPRLARSVDEAQLQPATFQTFLAIINDRLPKIFDLISQHEAQLVSHDDFNQDNLEFRLSFVLIITEQLYVTGETYDFQTDRHSLQEQINRIYDGGLMEQLLTGSGSDRLLKRLWDHYQLTLCGKEWFYNPADVLSFVRICEFLYGNLLVTATKLPQTISSFILSVGISLTEYHDPEYELLGLRLFNVLLNETHSAILKELNIHQVVFDSSFKLNAKSKSEKFLRELWRCYFQYIKIAQTGRKDFSEWTALDDVLEALLDGLAFEQNLSLSSILLLYLLKFLTLDLPDFLIDDLDDIQAIDSRCHLYEPVLEQLRKYCSLEFHNRRFYRWHRRLLSILPFELEKSCGSSRDHGKYMHGVNLLFVLVVFPIESEAAGQLLDMQLALLDFIIAFKRHMREQYARIQALTGKCDFLHSLKASVSCDKSIAVFARQVAVKYFDKKTEFWNSIGTSDTEESYQEDRIFYECLKELQSRC; from the exons ATGGATGAGAACACTATCGTGATCGAACGTGCCACCAGTCTGATCAAGAGCTGTAAAGTTCCCCGTCTGGCTCGCAGTGTCGATGAAGCACAACTTCAGCCGGCAACGTTTCAGACTTTTCTAGCCATCATAAACGACAGGTTACCGAAAATATTTGACTTGATATCTCAACACGAAGCTCAACTTGTTTCACATGATGATTTTAACCAGGACAATTTGGAGTTCCGATTAAGTTTTGTTCTCATTATTACGGAGCAGCTATACGTTACTGGTGAGACGTATGACTTTCAAACCGATCGTCATTCGCTTCAAGAGCAGATCAATCGCATATACGATGGAGGCCTGATGGAACAGCTTCTTACCGGAAGTGGAAGCGATCGACTACTAAAACGATTGTGGGATCATTACCAGTTGACTTTGTGCGGTAAAGAGTGGTTTTATAACCCGGCAGATGTACTCAGCTTCGTTCGAATTTGCGAGTTTCTGTACGGAAACCTTTTGGTAACTGCAACCAAACTACCACAGACAATTTCATCTTTTATTCTTTCGGTTGGAATTTCTCTGACCGAATATCATGATCCAGAGTATGAGCTACTTGGGCTACGATTATTCAACGTATTACTGAATGAGACGCACAGTGCAATTCTAAAAGAGTTAAACATTCATCAGGTAGTGTTCGATAGTTCCTTTAAGCTGAATGCTAagtcgaaaagtgaaaagttTCTGAGAGAACTATGGCGGtgttattttcaatatattaaAATCGCACAAACTGGTCGAAAAGATTTTAGTGAG TGGACCGCGTTAGACGATGTCCTAGAAGCCTTGCTAGATGGGCTAgcctttgagcaaaatctgtctCTCTCATCAATACTGCTGCTGTACTTGCTAAAGTTTCTAACACTTGATCTACCTGATTTCTTGATCGACGATTTAGACGATATACAAGCCATCGATAGCAGATGTCACCTGTATGAACCAGTACTAGAGCAATTGAGAAAATACTGCTCACTAGAGTTTCATAATCGACGCTTCTACCGATGGCATCGAAGACTGCTCTCGATTCTGCCGTTCGAACTGGAAAAATCCTGTGGAAGCAGCCGggatcatggaaaatacatgcac GGCGTCAATCTACTCTTCGTACTGGTTGTGTTCCCAATAGAGTCGGAAGCAGCAGGACAGCTGCTTGATATGCAATTGGCGTTACTAGATTTCATTATAGCCTTCAAGCGGCATATGCGCGAACAGTATGCCAGGATACAAGCACTGACGGGGAAATGTGACTTTCTACATTCACTGAAG GCATCAGTATCTTGTGATAAGTCGATAGCCGTTTTTGCTAGACAAGTGGCTGTTAagtattttgataaaaaaaccgaGTTTTGGAATTCAATTGGTACAAGCGATACCGAAGAGTCTTATCAGGAGGATAGAATTTTCTACGAGTGTTTGAAGGAATTGCAGAGCAGATGCTAG